A genome region from Tenebrio molitor chromosome 4, icTenMoli1.1, whole genome shotgun sequence includes the following:
- the LOC138128395 gene encoding uncharacterized protein produces MPKQKISLREKILQWTSKKDLYEIKSTREMFCKACGKLFICEKKCHLQQHEQTAIHKENIMTPLRQTLLTQNLEESANSTFNMELCNVFLAANIPWHKLQNPAFQNFLTKYCGRKIPDESTLRKNYLPKCYKDTIDRIRNELDPFNIWVSVDETTDALGRYVANCLVGKLSEDEPGKSYLLASKQLERTNHETIARFVNQSLEILWSTRVVAEKFLLFVTDGAPYMIKSGRHLKVFYPKIVHVTCLAHALNLVAEKIRYQYEDVDNLISNVKKIFVKAPLRVEMYKEKLKEMPLPPQPILTRWGTWLQAAMFYSEHFDSIKEVVMSFDGSSAVAIQKAQSIMKKPGIKNQLIYVRSNFKIICESITQLEKNGLPLTDSIKIVENVFTSLKKSPGPVAAVALKKLEDVTEKNPGYKFLLELARIFRGEDVPEHDTKMEEIYYKFAPITSCEVERSFSKYKSILVDNRQCFKVENLEQYLVCNVNT; encoded by the exons atgccgaaacaaaaaattagtttacgcgaaaaaatattacagtggacaagcaagaaagatttatatgaaataaaatcaacccgagaaatgttttgtaaagcttgtggtaaactg tttatatgcgaaaaaaaatgtcacttgcaacagcatgagcaaacggccatccataaagagaacattatgacaccgcttcggcaaacgttgctgacacagaacttggaggaatcggcaaatagtacattcaatatggaactttgtaacgtctttttagctgccaatataccatggcacaaactacaaaatcctgcgtttcagaattttctgacaaaatattgtggtagaaaaattccggatgagtctactttacggaaaaattatttaccaaaatgctacaaagat actattgaccgcattcggaatgagctggatccttttaacatatgggtttcagttgacgaaacaacagatgcacttgggcgatatgtggcgaattgtctggttgggaaactttcagaagatgaacctggaaaatcttatcttttggcgtctaaacaattagaaagaacaaatcatgagacaatagctagattcgtaaatcaatctttag aaatcttgtggagtaccagagttgttgctgaaaagtttcttttgtttgtaacggatggagcaccatatatgataaaatctggtagacaccttaaggtgttttatccaaaaattgtgcatgtcacatgcttagcgcatgctttaaatctagtggctgaaaaaattcgctatcaatatgaagatgtggataatttaatttcgaacgtgaaaaaaattttcgttaaggcacctttgagagttgaaatgtacaaagaaaaactaaaagaaatgccactgcctccacagccaattttaacacgatggggaacatggcttcaggctgctatgttttacagcgaacactttgattccattaaagaa gttgtcatgtcctttgatggaagttctgctgttgctattcaaaaagcacagtctataatgaagaaacccggaataaaaaaccaattaatttatgttcgcagtaattttaaaataatctgcgaaagtattactcaattggaaaaaaatgggttacctttaaccgattcaatcaaaattgttgaaaacgtatttacctccctaaaaaaatctccaggccctgtagcagcagtagcattaaaaaaacttgaagatgttactgaaaaaaatcctggatacaaatttcttctagaattggcaagaatttttagaggtgaagatgtgccggaacatgacaccaaaatggaagaaatttattacaaatttgcgcccattacctcttgcgaggtagaaagaagtttttcaaaatataagtccattttggtggataaccgacaatgttttaaagtagaaaatttagagcaatatcttgtatgcaatgtaaatacgtaa